The Polynucleobacter sp. VK25 genome segment CGATCAGATATAACGATCTTGCCCGCTGCCAGTGCGGGTTCGATCACTTGAGCAATATGCTCGCGTCGCGCGGCAAACATCAATAATGCTTCAGTCTCTAAATTCATTGGGGAGTCCAAAAGCAGCTTTCGCAATTGCTCGCCAAGCGGAGTTCCCCCGGGCTCTCGAGTCATCACGACCTCCCTATCTGGGTAGCGCTCTTGCATCAGCGTACGAAATGCATCGATATGTGTGCTTTTGCCAGCACCATCGATGCCTTCAAAACTAATGAAATATCCTGTGTATGTTGATGTCATAATGAATGAATTTAGTTATTGCTGCCCTTGGGAGCAATCTTACGTTGATATAGATCTACTGCCGACTCATGCTCTTTTAGGTTTTGAGAGAAATGGCTGCTGCCATCTCCTTTTGCAACAAAGAATAGTGCCTTGCTTTTTGCAGGATGCGCCCCAGCAAGAATAGATTCTTTGCTTGGCATGGCTATAGGAGTTGGGGGTAAACCTTTATGCATATAGGTATTGTAGGCAGTGTCTTTACGCAAATCCGCTTTCCGTAAGTTTCCATCAAATTTAGGGCCAATTCCGTAGATCACCGTAGGATCTGTTTGAAGGGGCATGCCTATATTTAAGCGGTTAACAAAGACGGCTGCAACCATGCCTCGATCACTAAGGCGACCAGTCTCTTTCTCAATAATAGAGGCCAAAATAAGAAGCTCATAGGGTGTTTTAAGAGGCAGGCCCCCATCCCTTTTGTCCCATATCTGAATAAGCTGTTTTTGCATGCCTTGGGCGGCTTTGCGATAAATATTGAGATCAGGCTCATCAGGGTCAAAAATGTAGGTGTCCGGTAAAAAAATTCCCTCATCACTCGGGTAACTCAGATTCAAGCTCTGCAAAAGTTCCTTATTGCTCATCCCTTTGGTTTGATGAATGAGGGCTGGATGAGAATCCATTAAATTTCTTAGCTGCCAAATTGTCATTCCAGGGATGATTGCGATATTTTCTCTAACGCGATCGCCGCGTGCAATTTGTAGAAGTATTTTTCCAAGACTGGCACTTGTCGGTAGTAAATAGGTGCCAGGCTTTAATTTTGAGCCAATAAATAAGCTTCTGGCCGATAGATGCAAGATAGAAGGAGTGATTGATAGACCCTGCTCCTTTAGTTGCTCAGCGATACTGGAGAGACCCGAGTGTTGATTAATCTTTACTTTATAAACGGAGCCATCGATAGTGTTTGATTGGCTAGGCACTATCGGTATTAAAAAGATGGCGCCATACATAAGTCCCAATAAGGCTAATAGCAAAATTAAGCCGTTTTTAACAACTGAATTTCCGGGCCTCTTATTTATGAATAAAGCCCTTCTCTGAATTTTTCTACGCATCAGGCTATGATAAAAGGGTCATGACAAATACATCCCAAATTCAGCAAAAGTGGCTGGATAACCCCTCCTCCCTACCCTGCAATCTGCCTGATTGGGGGCTTATTGTGGTCGAAGGCTCAGATGCTGCAAGTTTTTTACAAAATCAATTAACCAATTCTGTTTTGGGTCTTTCCCGCACCTTACCTGGACAGATGGCCCAGGATTTCACGGGTACCCGTTTGGCGGGCTATTGCAGCCCCAAAGGCAGGCTCTTAGCAAGCGCCTGGCTTGGCCTCTTTCCATCAGCAGGCGATACAGATGACCGCTTTGCGTTATTTATTTCAAAAGATATCGCAGCTAGTACGGCTAAGCGTTTGTCTATGTTCATACTTCGCTCAAAAGTGAAAGTTACAGATCTTTCAAATGACTGGAATATTGCTGGGCTTTTTTGCTCTCGTAGTCAGATAGACAATATAAAACTTGATCCACATTGCATTAATTTGCGCATACCCAATGTATTGGTTAGCGAGCAATCGGTAGCCCGTCTATTGATGGCATATCCTAAAGATGTTTCCATAGCTTTGGAAAATTCTGATATACGCCTATCTACATGGAATGACCTTGAGGTGTTGAGCGCCATTCCGCGCATTGTTCAAGCGACGCAAGAGCAATTTGTGCCACAGATGATTAATTTTGAATCTGTTTCAGGTGTTGACTTTAAAAAAGGGTGTTATCCAGGTCAAGAAATTGTTGCGCGCAGTCAATATCGTGGCGCTATTAAGCGTAGACTCCAGTTAGCATATGCAACGAATGCTGAACTAACAGCGCCAGGTACGGAACTTTTTCACTCTGCAGACCCGGGGCAACCGGCCGGAATGGTAGTGCTATCAGCCCAGTCCCCATATATTTCTGGGCGCACAGATATTCAAATTGAATGCAAATTAGAGGCGCTCGAGACTGGTGAAATTCATCTAGGCGGCACCGATGGACCTGTGTTAAAAATAGATTCATTGCCATACCCATTGATTGAAATTTAACTAATTTATGTGCCTCATTCTCTTCGCCTGGAATTCTCATCCGGATTACTCCCTAGTAGTAGCGGCGAATCGCGACGAGTTTTATGAACGCAATACCGAT includes the following:
- the mltG gene encoding endolytic transglycosylase MltG: MRRKIQRRALFINKRPGNSVVKNGLILLLALLGLMYGAIFLIPIVPSQSNTIDGSVYKVKINQHSGLSSIAEQLKEQGLSITPSILHLSARSLFIGSKLKPGTYLLPTSASLGKILLQIARGDRVRENIAIIPGMTIWQLRNLMDSHPALIHQTKGMSNKELLQSLNLSYPSDEGIFLPDTYIFDPDEPDLNIYRKAAQGMQKQLIQIWDKRDGGLPLKTPYELLILASIIEKETGRLSDRGMVAAVFVNRLNIGMPLQTDPTVIYGIGPKFDGNLRKADLRKDTAYNTYMHKGLPPTPIAMPSKESILAGAHPAKSKALFFVAKGDGSSHFSQNLKEHESAVDLYQRKIAPKGSNN
- a CDS encoding folate-binding protein YgfZ, with the protein product MTNTSQIQQKWLDNPSSLPCNLPDWGLIVVEGSDAASFLQNQLTNSVLGLSRTLPGQMAQDFTGTRLAGYCSPKGRLLASAWLGLFPSAGDTDDRFALFISKDIAASTAKRLSMFILRSKVKVTDLSNDWNIAGLFCSRSQIDNIKLDPHCINLRIPNVLVSEQSVARLLMAYPKDVSIALENSDIRLSTWNDLEVLSAIPRIVQATQEQFVPQMINFESVSGVDFKKGCYPGQEIVARSQYRGAIKRRLQLAYATNAELTAPGTELFHSADPGQPAGMVVLSAQSPYISGRTDIQIECKLEALETGEIHLGGTDGPVLKIDSLPYPLIEI